Genomic window (Zingiber officinale cultivar Zhangliang chromosome 2B, Zo_v1.1, whole genome shotgun sequence):
TACAAACGAAAGCAAAAACTTGGAAAATCTTTATGTATGTATGGATGGAGATTGAtcagaataaaaagaaaaacgaGCAGCATTAAACAAGAGAAAAGGGTGAAAGCGGGCGTCAGAATTGATCATCCTGtttagtaattaaaaataaacaCGTCATTCAATAtccaattgttttttttttcaataaaagGGATTCGAGCCTCCGGCTTTGCAGTGGCAGAGCATCTAGGTTGTTATCCGAGTATTCGTTATTCGAATCTAAGCTATGAtgaatttgtaggaatttttcttcCAACTAAGGCACCCAACTAAAAGATGCTAGGCTCCTGGACTAGAGagcagatcctctggtccgcaaattgcggaccagggGATGATCCATTATATgaggacccttgatttggatggaccccatCTTTAAATATATAGGGTCCATCCAAATTAAGGGTCCTCATCTGTGGATCATCCCTTGATCCGCAATTTGCGGACTAGAGGATCCCTATTGTCTTGGACTACCCGCTGTGAacacttcccgatttatcctggccTGTGGGAAACTTTCGTGGGATCGAACCGGTCACCCAGACTCAACGTTACCTAgcctgattaattatttttttcattaaagGGATTCGATCTTTATTATCTTTATTTGAGAGCTACAACCCCTCGAATTTAACCGGTCTTcacaataattaaattataacacCGCAGCATTTTCGTTCATTAATTtatctgtttatttttttatttggcaTCGTGCCCCCGAAGTTATGGTGCAGCGATAGGACATCCAGATTGTTACCCAAGTATCCACGGTTCAAGCCCCAACTATGacgaatttgtagaaattttttcttcaaatagaGTACACAACTAAAGGATACTGGGCTACTGGACTGCTCGTTacaagcgcttcccgatttatcctggtggtgGCCGGGCTCCGGTTATCCAAGGCTCGACGTTATCCAGCctggttaattatttttttcaataaaagCGATTCGGTGTTAGCTTGGAACAGGTTGACGAGAGCACTAGGggcgtattcatcttttgtcatCATACCACCATCAATAAAAGGGAgaaaattgatattttttaaacttatattaaattattgtaatttttgtttgtaatttaaatttataaaatcaatataataAAAGTCGAATTTGCAAATtttataagaaattaattaaaaataatgttaACTAAAAGAAAAAGTTTAAACATTTAGTATtctaatttataaatttgatcttttgaaACATCGGTTTTGACTTGTCCTCCTCGACCACGTAGAAAGCTAGGCTCAACCAACATATGTCTGATACCATGTGATCATAATTATTGTATTGCTTAATTAACTCACCACTAATGAAACATTAGAGTCAGGTATTCTTATTCACGGTTAATAAGCCTTTATTAATCTTAAGCCCGTCATTAATCATTAGCCaaatgaaaattttgattttccgGGAGATTGAAAAGATTGGACTTTCTGTTATCCACTTCTACCCATTTTAAAATTGGACTGTTCTATTGTCCACTTCTTCTACTTATCTGATGATTgatgatttcattttttttatagttggaatcagatatttaaattttcaaatcaaCTAATCTTTGGATGATCCGTTTGATTCTATAGAAATTTTTCAtcaattatcaaataaattagaAGGCATTTATATCTAGATGGTCCGCTTCTACTTATCTGATGATTGATGATTCCAAATTAATCCTTTTTTTTAGTTGgaattagatatttaaatttCCAAATCAACTAATCTTTGGAGATGAGTTTGATTCTATAGAAATTTTTCATCAATCATCAAATAAATTAGAAGGTATTTATATTTAGATGGTCCGCTTTCTCATATCCACCATCCATGGGTATAAAGTCGTATAAAGAGATTAATTTACTTGATAATCCTAGACTTAGGTCTTGTTTCAATTGGTCATTTAAGGCTTTATATATAAATAGCACATGTTTCTTATATtttatcttttccttttatttttccaaTCATTCAACCAACCAAACTGATTTAAAAGTTTTGTTGATAGCCAAACAAATTGACTTGGGAATGGttgattacctaaatcaaataaAGATTTTGTTGATAATCTTGGATAAATAATCAAGGCTATCAACAATAACCCTCAATCAAATGCACCCTTATAATAAAAGAAATAGtagaaaataatataaatttttggAACATAAGGTATCAGAGCTCATATAATATAAATGGACTTAATTAACTGAAAGAGATATACGATGATTCCGTGTTGTTtccttctattatttttctattccGTGTGGACAAATTGTGGAAGCAGAAGCAGTGTTCCCATATGCAGCCACACGCTCCTTGAGCATCTCAAACAGAGACAAAATCAGTTGACTAGAAACTTCCTGCCCTAAACTCTATAATCTTCAAAAGGTGTTAAATGTTATAACTTTGTTTGCAGCAACTCGGCGCAAAGAACACTAAATTGCAGGTGCAGAAAAGGGAAATCCTTAAACTTCCATGGCGTGGATGCAGCTCTTTCTTCTACAATTACTGGAAATAGTACTAGCAGAGACATTCTTTCTAATTAGCCTATCCTCGTCATCTGGTAtgtctaagaaaaaaaatcttagttccgaatcaaaataaattataaaatcgtAGGATTTTTGTCCgtttgtttatttgtttgtttatttatttggcATCGTCAAAGCCTCAGGATCTATGAAAAGTTTATTAGTTTACCGTAAAGCAATACTTTAATATCATTTCAAAACCAACCTATTGAATAAGTGAGCCGTAGAGTTATTAGGCCTCGTTAACACGGAAGTTTTTGCCTAGTGAAATAAGTGTACTTCACCGATTTGGAAACCTGATAGATCGTCCTGTTTGAGAGGAGAAATCGTGGCACAATTTGATAAGCATTTATAGTACAATTGATGACCGAAGGATAtgatgaatttatttatttatctatctttTTCTGCAGGAGATATGATGATGGGGAATAGCTCACTTATCAATAACCAGACATTGATCTCGGCGGGGAACCTGTTCGGACTCGGCTTTTTCAGTCCAGTTAACGATTCTGCGACTGCATACATAGGAATTTGGTACTACAATAACCCACCAACAGAAAACAAAGTAGAAGTCTGGGTGGCCAATAGGAACAGATCTGTCAACACATCCATGGCATCGTTGAACCTGACTTCCGACGGAAATCTAATCTTATTTGAGGAAGGAACACAGATTTGGTCGACGGGAACATTCGCAGAACTCAATTCTGCACGTTTGCAGCTTATAGACTCAGGAAACCTCGTGCTGACTGCCGGCAATTCTAACAGAATTCTATGGCAGAGCTTCGACCATGCGTCTGACACTCTTCTCCCCGGCATGAAGGTAGGATTCAACTTCCAGACCAACATTTCGTGGCAGCTCGTGTCATGGAAGAATGCCACGGACCCTTCTCCGGGCAAGTACATCCTCAGAATGGAGACGTATAATGTTCCGGATTTTTTCTTGCTGGGAGTGAATGAATCCGTCAAACTCGGTCGCACTGGGCCATGGAACGGGCAATGGTTCGTCGGCCTTCCAAATATGGGGAACTACATCGCGAGGTACGTAAACTTCACATACGTGTCCAACCAGAATAACCAGACCTACTTCATCGATGAATATCAGACTCGATCTCAAGAGTTATTGCGGCTGCTAGTGGACGCCAACGGAACGATCCGGCTTTTGATTTCTGGAGGGGGAGAGTGGACTTCTTTATTATCGATTCTAGACGACGACTGCGATAACTACAATCGTTGCGGCCGCAACAGAGTTTGCACAAAGGGCTACCTCTCAACCTTTTGCCTTTGCTTGGAAGGGTTTGAGGACAAAGGCGCCGTCGGATGCGCGAGGAAGGAGCCCTTGCTTTGCTCGTCGAACCAGTTTTCGAAGGAGcagaacatgaaggtgcccgacaCAGAGAACGCAACCTCACGAGGCAAGATTAGTCTGGATGCGTGCAAGAAATTGTGCTTGGATGATTGCTCCTGTGTCGCGTATGCGGTGATAAATGGGCCTTATGGCTGCATAACTTGGCGCGGTGAGCTGTTGGATCTCAGAAGTTTTACTGACGGAGACAGAGGAGATGATTTGTACATTCGGCTCCCAGGTAGTCGGGTTGCATGCGTGAAATTGGATGATCAGAGTAACATTACATTTAATCAtctatttttccttctttttcttttcctgcaGGATCATCAACGTCAAAAAATTGGAAGCACCTCCTTTTGGCGATAATCATTTCGACGTTGCTGGGAAGTTTTTTGCTGTGCAGTGTAGGTGTACTCCTTAAGAGGAGGAGAAACAGAGCATTGCAATTTCCAAATGCGGAACAAGGTCTTGCACAATGTTTTATGTATAATACtgctagtttttcaaaattatttcggATTTAAAAAGGATTGAGTTAAATTTATTTAGATTAATCACTCAATTCTCaactttctaagaaaaaaaaaatactaattcaTAGTGTGATCCTTGTGCCAGGTTTGATTAGTCCATTGGATGTACTTCCTTCATATGGTTTGCATACTATAAAAGTTGCAACAAATAATTTTTCTGAAGAAAACAAACTCGGGGAAGGGGGATTTGGTGTTGTTTATAAGGTAGGAAGATTTTCAGTATtagaaaaatgaatttagtctTTCAAACCTGTAAAATTGAAGAAAATGATACATTTTGTCAGGGTGAATTGGATGATGGACAGAAGATTGCTGTCAAAAAATTATCAAGATACTCCTCACAAGGCCCAAATGAGTTCCAGAATGAACTATCCGTGATAGCCAAGTTACAACATAGAAATCTTGTTCGTCTTCTAGGCTCCTGTATTGAAGGAGATGAGCGACTTATGATACTCGAATACATGGAAAATAAGAGCCTTGATACTTTTATTTATGGTCAGCATATTTTCTCACGTTTCTTAATTAGTTTTATTACCTTCACAAATGGTTAAAAACTAATCACAACACATTTATCTAATCCTATAAATCTGGATCTCCAGATAAAGCAAAAAGTTCATGTCTAAATTGGCAAAGACGTTTTGATATTATAATTGGGATCGCTCGAGGACTTCTATACTTGCATCAAGACTCTAGATTGAGAGTTGTTCATCGTGATCTTAAACCGAGTAATATTCTTCTTGACAAGGATATGAACCCAAAAATTTCAGATTTTGGCATTGCAAGGATATTTGAAGGAGATAATGCTCTTGAGGATGCAACAACGCGACCGGTGGGAACATTGTAAGTCTTTTAGATTCAGTTTACTTGATTTGATTAAATATATAAGggaagaagcttgggtgaaaAATTAACAACCAAATAGACATTAATTTCCTCTATTTTTTCCGtgtcattctatttttttttttaaatctagtaATATAATACTAACACTGAAACTCTGAATTGTAGCGGTTACATGGCACCTGAGTACTTATCATATGGagttttttcattcaagtcagaTGTGTTTAGTTTTGGTGTGATAATACTAGAAATCATAAGCGGAAAGAAGAATAGAATATTCAATCAAACTGATACAAATCTAAATCTTTTAGGACATGTAAGTATTAACTTCAATTACATATTCTTTTATCTCTATGAGGtactatctaaaatttaaaatatgttTCGTACAATATTGCAGGCATATAAACTTTGGAACGAAGGAAGAACTTTAGAGATTCTTGATGATACATTAAATAAGTCATATTCAACAGAAGAAGTACTATGTTGTATCCAAACGAGTCTTTTATGTGTACAAAATGATAGTGAAGATAGGCCAACAATGACAGAAGTGGTAATGATGTTAGCGAGTGAGGACCAACGCCTCACCCCACTTAAACAACCTACAATAACAACTAGCAATGAAGAAGGTTTCACTACCAACGAAATGAGTGTCACACTTGTAGGTCGATGAAATATGTATTTAGTTCCAATCTGATCAATGTTTAGCATCGTCAAAGTCCCTGGATCACTACATAAAGTTTACTATAAAGCAATACTGAAATGATTTCGTTAGTTACTATCTGTAGAAGTTGATCATGATGATTTCTGTATAAGTTGATTTTTGTGAACTTTGATATGACAAAGTGACGCTAAATAGGATAGCGATTATCCTATGGGTTGACGAGAAGAgaggtttgaggagaggaaagaagAGAAAACTACAGTCCTCTAGATTTTTCcataaaaagaaaatattatttaataatagaAGATTAATTCCTAAAATACAACTAAACACATATTTATATGGACTTCAATTCTAAGAcacaacaaaagaaaaaaaatcttaacatATGAACTTTAATTCTTATcttgtaaaaaataaaataaattctagaaaaagaaaaaattttctaacatactcacaatcctaaaatccttgattcaaaacttaaaatataaaaaatataaattgccAAAAATACGCTAAAACCAAAAAAGACTCAAAATACCAAAACAtctaaaaattaacaaaattattaaaaaataataataaactataGATCCTCTCGCATTAGTCACTCAGGGTTGAAGGGACTCATTCTTGAGTTTAGAGTAGTTTTAGGTGGTACCCCAAGAGGGAGAACATCTGGCACCAAATCAACAATTATTTGTTGCGGATAAATGTGTACTTCCTTTTGTGTGATAAGAGGGTATGCAGTCCCATCTTTATCAACTTTATAAAAAACCATCACGTTTGGATGATGGAACTGGGAAATGATCTTAGCTTCTCCATCTATTGCCTTCTTCACGTAGCTGCTCAATTTGGATTCCTGCACAATTGTATCTTCAACAACATTAGATTTCCCATATTCAGACTTTGAAAGTGCATGTTGAGATTGTGATTTTTTGCATCTTTGCCACTTGTTTAGAACCCTTTAGGTTACTGATGGTTACCAGAACTAGAACTGTATTTGCTACAGCTTCATTTTGGTCATGCCAATTGTTAGCAATAAAATTCATGGGTTGTAACGAATAATTTACTATTTTTAACTCCCTTTGAATCAGAACTGGTTCAAATAGATTGTCTGATTAATTGTATTTCCCCCTTTTTCATGCTTTTTCTTCCATAAATCCATGAAGGACGAGCATTCTTGCTTTAAAGGTGACGCACCGAAGTTTTCtgaaaaagatatcaaatcttggAAAAACCAGCAGCTGCAGCAATTGGTATCCATCATCAGCAATGATGCCTTTAGCACCTTCTATACCCTCATATAACAGAGAATCTGCAAATTTTGATACATGCACAGTTTGTTCACCGAAATTATCAGAAAATTGTAGAGACAGATTTCCAACACTCTGAAACCTTTAGTATCTTGTTTGATACTCCAAAATCCCTTGTAGATTCTCTGTTAGGTCCCATTCCTGAACAGGCTGCATATTTTGAGCATCAGAGAAGTCAATGCCTCACGATTAATGAATGCTCTCATCTTCAACGGACTTTTCCCTCCAGAACCACCAACAATAGAGATACTCTTGATCTTCAGGTCTGAGGTAAACAGTAGGAAAACAAGCCATTCAGGATCACCATCAATGCTATCAAGAAGGCCCTCGGAAGTATCCAATCGACGATCCTAGGATTTGAAAACTGATTTGACACTTCCAGTAACCGCTTCATTCAACGCTGACACCCTGGATAGGTTGATGGGCTCGTGTGGAGCAGA
Coding sequences:
- the LOC122046592 gene encoding receptor-like serine/threonine-protein kinase SD1-7 isoform X3 produces the protein MAWMQLFLLQLLEIVLAETFFLISLSSSSGDMMMGNSSLINNQTLISAGNLFGLGFFSPVNDSATAYIGIWYYNNPPTENKVEVWVANRNRSVNTSMASLNLTSDGNLILFEEGTQIWSTGTFAELNSARLQLIDSGNLVLTAGNSNRILWQSFDHASDTLLPGMKVGFNFQTNISWQLVSWKNATDPSPGKYILRMETYNVPDFFLLGVNESVKLGRTGPWNGQWFVGLPNMGNYIARYVNFTYVSNQNNQTYFIDEYQTRSQELLRLLVDANGTIRLLISGGGEWTSLLSILDDDCDNYNRCGRNRVCTKGYLSTFCLCLEGFEDKGAVGCARKEPLLCSSNQFSKEQNMKVPDTENATSRGKISLDACKKLCLDDCSCVAYAVINGPYGCITWRGELLDLRSFTDGDRGDDLYIRLPGSSTSKNWKHLLLAIIISTLLGSFLLCSVGVLLKRRRNRALQFPNAEQGLISPLDVLPSYGLHTIKVATNNFSEENKLGEGGFGVVYKGELDDGQKIAVKKLSRYSSQGPNEFQNELSVIAKLQHRNLVRLLGSCIEGDERLMILEYMENKSLDTFIYDKAKSSCLNWQRRFDIIIGIARGLLYLHQDSRLRVVHRDLKPSNILLDKDMNPKISDFGIARIFEGDNALEDATTRPVGTLHINFGTKEEL
- the LOC122046592 gene encoding receptor-like serine/threonine-protein kinase SD1-7 isoform X1, with protein sequence MAWMQLFLLQLLEIVLAETFFLISLSSSSGDMMMGNSSLINNQTLISAGNLFGLGFFSPVNDSATAYIGIWYYNNPPTENKVEVWVANRNRSVNTSMASLNLTSDGNLILFEEGTQIWSTGTFAELNSARLQLIDSGNLVLTAGNSNRILWQSFDHASDTLLPGMKVGFNFQTNISWQLVSWKNATDPSPGKYILRMETYNVPDFFLLGVNESVKLGRTGPWNGQWFVGLPNMGNYIARYVNFTYVSNQNNQTYFIDEYQTRSQELLRLLVDANGTIRLLISGGGEWTSLLSILDDDCDNYNRCGRNRVCTKGYLSTFCLCLEGFEDKGAVGCARKEPLLCSSNQFSKEQNMKVPDTENATSRGKISLDACKKLCLDDCSCVAYAVINGPYGCITWRGELLDLRSFTDGDRGDDLYIRLPGSSTSKNWKHLLLAIIISTLLGSFLLCSVGVLLKRRRNRALQFPNAEQGLISPLDVLPSYGLHTIKVATNNFSEENKLGEGGFGVVYKGELDDGQKIAVKKLSRYSSQGPNEFQNELSVIAKLQHRNLVRLLGSCIEGDERLMILEYMENKSLDTFIYDKAKSSCLNWQRRFDIIIGIARGLLYLHQDSRLRVVHRDLKPSNILLDKDMNPKISDFGIARIFEGDNALEDATTRPVGTFGYMAPEYLSYGVFSFKSDVFSFGVIILEIISGKKNRIFNQTDTNLNLLGHAYKLWNEGRTLEILDDTLNKSYSTEEVLCCIQTSLLCVQNDSEDRPTMTEVVMMLASEDQRLTPLKQPTITTSNEEGFTTNEMSVTLVGR
- the LOC122046592 gene encoding receptor-like serine/threonine-protein kinase SD1-7 isoform X2 → MAWMQLFLLQLLEIVLAETFFLISLSSSSGDMMMGNSSLINNQTLISAGNLFGLGFFSPVNDSATAYIGIWYYNNPPTENKVEVWVANRNRSVNTSMASLNLTSDGNLILFEEGTQIWSTGTFAELNSARLQLIDSGNLVLTAGNSNRILWQSFDHASDTLLPGMKVGFNFQTNISWQLVSWKNATDPSPGKYILRMETYNVPDFFLLGVNESVKLGRTGPWNGQWFVGLPNMGNYIARYVNFTYVSNQNNQTYFIDEYQTRSQELLRLLVDANGTIRLLISGGGEWTSLLSILDDDCDNYNRCGRNRVCTKGYLSTFCLCLEGFEDKGAVGCARKEPLLCSSNQFSKEQNMKVPDTENATSRGKISLDACKKLCLDDCSCVAYAVINGPYGCITWRGELLDLRSFTDGDRGDDLYIRLPGSSTSKNWKHLLLAIIISTLLGSFLLCSVGVLLKRRRNRALQFPNAEQGLISPLDVLPSYGLHTIKVATNNFSEENKLGEGGFGVVYKGELDDGQKIAVKKLSRYSSQGPNEFQNELSVIAKLQHRNLVRLLGSCIEGDERLMILEYMENKSLDTFIYDKAKSSCLNWQRRFDIIIGIARGLLYLHQDSRLRVVHRDLKPSNILLDKDMNPKISDFGIARIFEGDNALEDATTRPVGTLTSILALKVTHRSFLKKISNLGKTSSCSNWYPSSAMMPLAPSIPSYNRESANFDTCTVCSPKLSENCRDRFPTL